The Candidatus Manganitrophus noduliformans genome includes a window with the following:
- a CDS encoding patatin-like phospholipase family protein, whose translation MNIGKVLLILGGGGVRGLAHIGVLKALERLGISISEYAGTSVGAIVAAMAASGMKAGEIEKIGLFLRQSDLFDFNYAGLLTNPGRIKGLCKGERLRQFIKRVIPADRFNRLQKPLFLGAVNIGDGEMTFWGMNHDRNPPLHDAIYASCAIPGIFPPQKIGEAFYVDGGVVDSLPLQLAKIRKPDLIIAVSLGPLNPLSGDEIQEDGIFSIMERFYEIKNREMLECRRCSEAETPLILIEPDVGDHRFFKVQRRRELIQKGEAETLAVLKSHAFLNKGKARRYTGIDERGSHAAPSLSLTV comes from the coding sequence ATGAACATAGGAAAGGTCCTGTTGATCTTGGGAGGGGGCGGCGTCAGGGGGCTTGCTCATATTGGCGTTCTGAAAGCCCTCGAGCGATTAGGGATCTCGATCTCCGAATATGCAGGGACGAGTGTGGGCGCCATCGTTGCGGCGATGGCGGCAAGCGGGATGAAAGCCGGTGAAATTGAGAAGATCGGCCTCTTCCTTCGGCAGAGCGACCTCTTTGACTTTAACTACGCAGGTCTTTTGACCAACCCCGGCCGGATCAAGGGTCTTTGCAAAGGGGAGCGCCTCCGGCAGTTCATCAAGAGGGTCATTCCAGCGGATCGGTTCAACCGTCTTCAAAAACCGCTCTTTCTCGGTGCGGTGAACATCGGCGATGGGGAGATGACCTTCTGGGGGATGAATCATGATCGGAATCCCCCGCTCCACGACGCGATTTACGCCTCCTGCGCGATCCCCGGGATCTTTCCGCCCCAAAAGATCGGGGAAGCATTTTATGTCGACGGCGGGGTAGTGGATAGCCTTCCGCTTCAACTGGCCAAGATCAGGAAGCCCGATCTGATCATTGCGGTCAGCCTGGGTCCGCTCAATCCCCTGAGCGGTGATGAGATCCAGGAGGACGGCATCTTTTCCATCATGGAACGATTCTACGAGATAAAAAACAGGGAGATGTTAGAGTGCCGCCGCTGCTCTGAAGCAGAAACGCCGTTGATCTTGATCGAGCCGGATGTGGGCGACCACCGATTCTTCAAGGTGCAGCGCCGCCGGGAACTGATCCAAAAAGGAGAGGCCGAGACCCTCGCGGTGTTGAAGTCTCATGCGTTTCTGAACAAAGGCAAGGCAAGAAGATACACGGGAATCGATGAGAGGGGTTCCCATGCGGCCCCATCATTATCTCTGACGGTTTGA
- a CDS encoding glutaredoxin family protein, with protein sequence MPERLIKLYQAEWCSYCRRVRMKLAELGVPYITVNVPDEKPMREDLFNISGQRGIPTLVDGDVVIADDDDAIIAYLEGRFAKVPAAGSFNEICTD encoded by the coding sequence ATGCCCGAACGATTGATCAAGCTTTACCAGGCGGAGTGGTGTTCCTACTGTCGGAGGGTCCGGATGAAACTGGCGGAATTGGGGGTCCCTTATATCACGGTGAATGTCCCCGATGAAAAGCCGATGAGAGAGGATCTTTTTAACATCTCAGGGCAGAGGGGAATTCCCACCCTGGTGGATGGGGATGTCGTCATTGCGGATGATGATGACGCCATCATTGCCTATCTGGAGGGTCGGTTCGCCAAGGTTCCGGCGGCGGGAAGCTTCAATGAAATCTGTACAGATTAG
- a CDS encoding porin family protein — translation MKRILLTFAALLTLSIPGLARAEIREGSQEIGIHAGALFGANAELTDTAISGRKPELDDDFAVGLNYTYNFTRHFGLEGRYTFSPNTAEITPTGEIDLDLHLIDVNAVYHVNPHDPVVFYGTAGVGWAFADIDRDITGTINGVPKTISDDDGFTVNVGVGLKYEVVEHVSLRLDGRYRFIDQLVDSREEQLNTAEATVGIAWVF, via the coding sequence ATGAAAAGGATACTTTTGACATTCGCGGCGCTATTGACCCTTTCAATCCCGGGATTGGCGCGGGCCGAGATCCGTGAGGGAAGCCAGGAGATCGGAATCCATGCCGGTGCTCTCTTCGGGGCGAACGCGGAGCTGACCGATACGGCGATCTCCGGAAGGAAGCCGGAGTTGGATGACGATTTCGCGGTCGGGCTCAATTACACCTACAACTTCACCCGCCACTTCGGTTTGGAGGGGCGGTACACATTCAGTCCGAATACCGCCGAGATTACCCCCACGGGGGAGATTGATCTCGATCTCCACCTGATCGACGTGAACGCGGTCTACCATGTCAACCCCCACGACCCGGTGGTCTTCTACGGGACGGCGGGGGTCGGCTGGGCGTTCGCGGATATCGATCGTGATATCACCGGGACCATCAACGGGGTTCCGAAGACGATCAGCGATGACGACGGGTTCACCGTCAACGTGGGGGTCGGCCTGAAATATGAGGTCGTGGAGCATGTCTCGCTTCGGCTCGATGGGCGGTATCGCTTTATCGACCAGCTCGTGGATTCTCGCGAGGAGCAACTGAACACCGCCGAGGCCACGGTCGGCATCGCGTGGGTATTTTAA